In one window of Micromonospora cathayae DNA:
- a CDS encoding aminotransferase class V-fold PLP-dependent enzyme, with protein sequence MSVALLTPPVARPLDVLGVPGQVNLDHAASAPCARVAADAVAELLPWYASVHRGAGALSRRCTLAYEQARQTVGDFFGARSDDHVVFTRNTTDALNLLARALPAGTTVVTFAGEHHANLLPWPRRSVRLPVPATPGEAVRALAAALTELRRATPADLPVLVAVTGASNVTGERWPVAELALVARRHGARIAVDAAQLAPHAPVDVAALGVDYLAASGHKLYAPFGAGVLVGRGDWLDSAPPYLAGGGATSHVGAATHDVRWAVGAARHEAGTPNLLGAVALAAVCAALSAADRAALHVREQALLTRLRDGLAALPDVVELRTFGPDAPRVGIVSFVVAGRDSGEVAAELATGYDIGVRDGLFCAHPLVRRLLAGAAARSGRTDLPPTALRASFGLGSTTQDVDRLLTALAALT encoded by the coding sequence GTGTCCGTCGCCCTGCTGACCCCGCCCGTGGCCCGACCGCTCGACGTGCTCGGCGTACCCGGTCAGGTGAACCTCGACCACGCCGCCAGCGCGCCCTGCGCCCGGGTCGCCGCCGACGCCGTGGCCGAGCTGCTGCCCTGGTACGCGAGCGTGCACCGGGGCGCGGGCGCGCTGTCCCGACGCTGCACCCTGGCGTACGAGCAGGCCCGGCAGACGGTCGGTGACTTCTTCGGTGCCCGCTCCGACGACCACGTGGTCTTCACCCGCAACACCACGGACGCGTTGAACCTGCTGGCGCGGGCCCTGCCGGCCGGGACCACGGTGGTCACCTTCGCCGGCGAGCACCACGCGAACCTGCTGCCCTGGCCGCGCCGGTCGGTGCGGCTGCCGGTGCCGGCCACCCCGGGCGAGGCGGTCCGGGCCCTGGCCGCGGCGCTGACCGAGCTGCGGCGCGCCACCCCGGCCGACCTGCCGGTCCTGGTGGCGGTGACCGGGGCGAGCAACGTGACCGGGGAACGCTGGCCGGTGGCCGAGCTGGCCCTGGTCGCCCGCCGGCACGGTGCCCGGATCGCGGTGGACGCGGCCCAGCTCGCGCCGCACGCCCCGGTCGACGTGGCGGCGCTGGGCGTGGACTACCTGGCCGCGTCCGGGCACAAGCTGTACGCGCCCTTCGGGGCCGGGGTGCTGGTCGGCCGGGGTGACTGGCTGGACTCCGCTCCGCCGTACCTGGCCGGTGGTGGTGCCACCAGCCACGTCGGCGCGGCCACCCACGACGTACGGTGGGCCGTCGGGGCGGCCCGGCACGAGGCCGGCACGCCCAACCTGCTCGGCGCGGTCGCCCTGGCGGCGGTGTGCGCGGCGCTCTCCGCCGCCGACCGGGCCGCGCTGCACGTCCGGGAGCAGGCGCTGCTGACCCGGCTCCGGGACGGGCTGGCCGCCCTGCCCGACGTGGTGGAGCTGCGCACCTTCGGGCCGGACGCGCCACGGGTCGGCATCGTGTCGTTCGTGGTCGCCGGGCGGGACTCGGGCGAGGTCGCGGCGGAGCTGGCCACCGGGTACGACATCGGGGTCCGCGACGGCCTGTTCTGCGCGCATCCCCTGGTCCGGCGGCTGCTGGCCGGGGCGGCGGCGCGCAGCGGACGCACCGACCTGCCACCGACCGCGCTCCGCGCCAGCTTCGGACTCGGCAGCACGACCCAGGACGTGGACCGGCTGCTCACCGCGCTCGCGGCGTTGACCTGA
- a CDS encoding SH3 domain-containing protein, which yields MKNAPSGLTVRSGPGTGYSAVGTLANGQKVEVDCWGYGTSVNGYNIWSRLYSPAGQRWVSDYYLTTGRVQDYVPKC from the coding sequence GTGAAGAACGCGCCGAGCGGGCTGACCGTCCGCTCCGGACCCGGCACCGGCTACTCGGCGGTCGGCACCCTGGCCAACGGGCAGAAGGTCGAGGTGGACTGCTGGGGGTACGGCACCTCGGTCAACGGCTACAACATCTGGAGCCGGCTGTACTCGCCGGCCGGACAGCGCTGGGTCAGCGACTACTACCTGACCACCGGACGGGTACAGGACTACGTGCCCAAGTGCTGA
- a CDS encoding glycosyl hydrolase family 18 protein, translating into MPSPRSRRTRFAAGLLALATAVATLTLTRAPAEAAVLPNNFKSVGYLPSWTGNVNTVQYGKLTHVNYAFVLPNSDGSLRAVENPGKLSTLVSLAHANNVKVSIAIGGWNDGDDSAFEALAANSGTRSAFVTNVVNFVNQYNLDGVDMDWEYPDPGASATNYSLLMQQLSSALRSRGKLLTAAVVAEGYYTSGVPTAVFGYVDWLNIMAYDGGSPHANYDWSINAVNGWKARGLPASKAVLGVPFYSRPGYYTYSALVGMDPANANRDCTTVGGVQQCYNGVPTVKRKTQWALANAGGMMNWELSQDTTGSTSLVSAIYDTVLGGGTPPPGGRTGPITGIGGKCVDVAAASSANGTAVQLYDCNGTAAQTWTVGGDGTLRALGKCADVTSAGTANGTKIQLWDCNGTGAQVWQAQANGTLRNPASNRCLDATDNSSANGTRLQIWDCFGGANQVWRLPA; encoded by the coding sequence ATGCCCTCACCACGTTCCCGCCGTACCCGGTTCGCCGCCGGCCTGCTCGCGCTGGCCACCGCCGTCGCCACGCTCACCCTGACCCGGGCCCCCGCCGAGGCCGCCGTGCTGCCGAACAACTTCAAGAGCGTCGGCTACCTGCCGTCCTGGACCGGCAACGTCAACACCGTCCAGTACGGCAAGCTCACCCACGTCAACTACGCGTTCGTCCTGCCCAACAGCGACGGCAGCCTCCGGGCGGTGGAGAACCCCGGCAAGCTCTCCACGCTGGTGTCCCTCGCCCACGCCAACAACGTCAAGGTGTCCATCGCCATCGGCGGCTGGAACGACGGCGACGACTCCGCGTTCGAGGCCCTCGCCGCCAACTCCGGCACCCGGAGCGCGTTCGTGACCAACGTGGTCAACTTCGTCAACCAGTACAACCTCGACGGCGTCGACATGGACTGGGAGTACCCGGACCCCGGTGCCTCGGCCACCAACTACAGCCTGCTCATGCAACAGCTCAGCAGCGCCCTGCGCAGCCGGGGCAAGCTGCTCACCGCCGCGGTCGTCGCCGAGGGCTACTACACCTCGGGCGTGCCGACCGCCGTGTTCGGCTACGTCGACTGGCTCAACATCATGGCGTACGACGGCGGCAGCCCGCACGCCAACTACGACTGGTCGATCAACGCCGTGAACGGCTGGAAGGCCCGTGGCCTGCCGGCGAGCAAGGCCGTCCTCGGGGTGCCCTTCTACAGCCGGCCCGGCTACTACACCTACTCGGCGCTGGTCGGCATGGACCCGGCCAACGCCAACCGGGACTGCACCACCGTCGGCGGCGTCCAGCAGTGCTACAACGGCGTACCGACCGTCAAGCGCAAGACCCAGTGGGCGCTGGCCAACGCCGGCGGCATGATGAACTGGGAACTCAGCCAGGACACCACCGGCTCGACGTCGCTGGTCAGCGCGATCTACGACACCGTCCTGGGCGGCGGCACCCCGCCGCCGGGCGGCCGGACCGGCCCGATCACCGGTATCGGCGGCAAGTGCGTGGACGTGGCCGCCGCCAGCTCGGCCAACGGCACCGCCGTGCAGCTGTACGACTGCAACGGCACCGCCGCGCAGACCTGGACCGTGGGCGGCGACGGCACCCTCCGGGCCCTCGGCAAGTGCGCCGACGTGACCAGCGCCGGCACCGCCAACGGCACGAAGATCCAACTGTGGGACTGCAACGGCACCGGCGCCCAGGTCTGGCAGGCCCAGGCCAACGGCACCCTGCGCAACCCGGCGTCGAACAGGTGCCTGGACGCCACCGACAACAGCTCCGCCAACGGCACCCGGCTCCAGATCTGGGACTGCTTCGGTGGCGCCAACCAGGTCTGGCGGCTGCCGGCCTGA
- a CDS encoding LLM class flavin-dependent oxidoreductase, giving the protein MADYGHDLLFGTFLTPHADRADEVVALARLTEQVGLDLVTVQDHPYQPAFLDAWTLLSVIAASTERVRVSPNVANLPLRPPAVLARSAASLDLLSGGRVELGLGAGAFWEAIAANGGPHRTPAESVAALDEAIRIIRGLWGQAGRSVRVEGSHYRVTGAKVGPRPAHDVGIWVGAYKPRMLRLVGRAADGWLPSLGYLQLDQLPELNAIIDDSATRAGRSPGDVRRLLNITGTFGPGGSGPLSGSPEEWAERLAGLTLEHGISTFILGSDDPTDIRRFGAEVVPLVRELVDAARAGTPAPPTDGAGTSATTDGAVPPTDEAVPATDGAARSAGPDGRPDRTGSPAGDHTVAREIPGLGVTPTPDDGHRHSDTAVWDESTRPTGPAPEAGRRYSARERAQGQHLVDVHDHLRQELTQVRDLVDQVEAGTLGVAAARSHINTMTLRQNNWTLGAYCESYCRVVTTHHTIEDATMLPHLRRADPRLAPVTRRLEEEHRVIHGVIEAVDRALVDLVSGDGDVKNLRSAVDLLTDTLLSHLSYEERELVEPLARLSFH; this is encoded by the coding sequence ATGGCCGACTACGGGCACGATCTGCTGTTCGGAACCTTTCTCACCCCGCACGCCGACCGCGCCGACGAGGTCGTCGCCCTGGCCCGGCTCACCGAACAGGTCGGGCTGGACCTGGTCACCGTGCAGGACCACCCCTACCAGCCGGCGTTCCTGGACGCGTGGACGCTGCTCTCGGTGATCGCCGCGAGCACCGAACGCGTCCGCGTCTCACCGAACGTCGCCAACCTGCCCCTGCGGCCCCCGGCCGTGCTCGCCCGCTCGGCCGCGAGCCTCGACCTGCTCAGCGGCGGCCGGGTCGAACTCGGCCTCGGTGCCGGCGCGTTCTGGGAGGCGATCGCGGCCAACGGCGGCCCGCACCGCACCCCGGCCGAGTCGGTGGCCGCGCTGGACGAGGCCATCCGGATCATCCGAGGGCTGTGGGGCCAGGCCGGCCGTAGCGTCCGCGTCGAGGGCAGCCACTACCGGGTCACCGGCGCCAAGGTCGGCCCCCGGCCGGCGCACGACGTCGGCATCTGGGTCGGCGCGTACAAACCCCGGATGCTCCGGCTGGTCGGCCGTGCCGCCGACGGCTGGCTACCCAGCCTCGGCTACCTCCAGCTCGACCAGCTCCCCGAGCTGAACGCGATCATCGACGACTCGGCGACCCGGGCCGGCCGCTCCCCCGGCGACGTCCGTCGCCTCCTGAACATCACCGGTACCTTCGGGCCGGGTGGCTCCGGCCCGCTCAGCGGCTCGCCCGAGGAGTGGGCGGAACGGCTGGCCGGGCTCACCCTCGAACACGGCATCTCCACGTTCATCCTCGGCAGCGACGACCCGACCGACATCCGGCGCTTCGGTGCCGAGGTCGTTCCCCTGGTCCGTGAGCTGGTCGACGCCGCCCGCGCCGGTACCCCGGCACCGCCGACGGACGGAGCGGGCACATCCGCCACGACGGACGGAGCGGTGCCGCCGACGGACGAGGCGGTGCCGGCGACGGACGGAGCGGCCAGGTCCGCCGGGCCGGACGGTCGCCCGGACCGGACCGGCTCCCCCGCCGGCGACCACACGGTGGCGCGGGAGATCCCCGGGCTCGGGGTGACCCCGACCCCCGACGACGGCCACCGGCACAGCGACACCGCCGTCTGGGACGAGAGCACCCGTCCGACCGGCCCCGCACCCGAGGCGGGCCGCCGGTACTCGGCGCGGGAACGGGCCCAGGGCCAGCACCTGGTCGACGTGCACGACCACCTGCGGCAGGAACTCACCCAGGTACGTGACCTGGTGGACCAGGTCGAGGCCGGCACGCTCGGGGTGGCCGCCGCCCGCTCGCACATCAACACGATGACCCTGCGCCAGAACAACTGGACGCTGGGCGCCTACTGCGAGTCCTACTGCCGGGTGGTGACCACCCACCACACCATCGAGGACGCCACGATGCTCCCCCACCTGCGCCGGGCCGATCCGCGGCTCGCGCCGGTCACCCGCCGGTTGGAGGAGGAGCACCGAGTGATCCACGGTGTCATCGAGGCGGTCGACCGGGCCCTGGTCGACCTGGTCAGCGGCGACGGCGACGTCAAGAACCTCCGTTCGGCGGTCGACCTGCTGACCGACACGTTGCTGTCCCACCTGTCCTACGAGGAGCGTGAACTGGTCGAGCCCCTGGCCCGGCTCAGCTTCCACTGA
- a CDS encoding M23 family metallopeptidase yields MTTGHPIRPRSHRRGGHRVLRVVLALGAVAALAALAVVVVPMLLPPGPRPLFQLPVACGENWQLGTYPGHDDYDVDLFPLDGEAWGRPVLASAAGTVTVAGINGSLGGRTPENPDGPRGRGGGYWVKIDHGGRWETQYLHLLEPPLVREGQRVAQGEQIGRLGSTGNSGAPHLHYEQRRGWEKVETYFDGEPSGITRDDREYTVRRTSNNCPG; encoded by the coding sequence GTGACGACCGGCCACCCCATCCGTCCGCGTTCCCACCGTCGTGGCGGCCACCGAGTCCTGCGCGTCGTGCTCGCGCTCGGCGCGGTGGCCGCCCTGGCCGCCCTCGCGGTGGTCGTGGTGCCGATGCTGCTGCCGCCCGGCCCGCGACCGCTGTTCCAACTCCCGGTCGCCTGCGGGGAGAACTGGCAGCTCGGCACCTATCCCGGGCACGACGACTACGACGTCGACCTGTTCCCCCTCGACGGCGAGGCATGGGGGCGGCCGGTGCTCGCGTCCGCCGCCGGCACGGTCACCGTCGCCGGTATCAACGGCTCGCTGGGCGGCCGGACCCCGGAGAACCCGGACGGGCCGCGCGGCCGGGGCGGCGGGTACTGGGTCAAGATCGACCACGGGGGCCGGTGGGAGACCCAGTACCTGCACCTGCTGGAACCCCCGCTGGTGCGCGAGGGGCAGCGGGTCGCCCAGGGCGAGCAGATCGGCCGGCTGGGCAGCACCGGCAACTCCGGCGCACCACACCTGCACTACGAGCAGCGCCGGGGCTGGGAGAAGGTGGAGACGTACTTCGACGGGGAACCGTCCGGCATCACCCGGGACGACCGCGAGTACACCGTCCGCCGGACCAGCAACAACTGCCCCGGCTGA
- a CDS encoding RNA ligase RtcB family protein, which translates to MPQSGQECLPEPAPGPGSATVTVFASAGSWIESDAVRQCHQVAALDGMVHVAAMPDLHPGKGAPIGAAMASTVLYPHLVGSDIGCGIAVFPIDLKRAVPEQLARRFPDLDRALDPGRDADDPAWTAVGSDIPAAHHEGLGTVGRGNHFVELARIRDVTDPGHAARLGLAAGDLVLVVHSGSRGLGERILRAHTERHGAGPAADPAGYLARHDAAVRWGALNRRLIAARVAHALGARVTDPVVDQCHNLVEVRDGTYLHRKGAAPGDGRDVLVAGTRGTCSYLVAGHAGADANWSVAHGAGRKMSRADALRRGRAKHTVAELRRTPVGSIVVCGDRQLLFEEAPTAYKRIEQVIGDLTAHGLATPVATTVPLVTYKTADQPRDSARPTGRPDHPRRARGRS; encoded by the coding sequence CTGCCGCAGTCCGGGCAGGAGTGTCTGCCGGAGCCCGCCCCGGGTCCCGGATCCGCCACCGTCACCGTCTTCGCCTCCGCCGGCAGCTGGATCGAGTCGGACGCCGTCAGGCAGTGCCACCAGGTGGCCGCCCTCGACGGGATGGTCCACGTCGCCGCCATGCCGGACCTGCACCCCGGCAAGGGCGCCCCGATCGGTGCCGCCATGGCGTCCACCGTGCTCTACCCGCACCTGGTCGGGTCGGACATCGGCTGCGGCATCGCCGTGTTCCCGATCGACCTGAAGCGGGCCGTACCCGAACAGCTCGCCCGACGCTTCCCCGACCTCGACCGTGCGTTGGACCCCGGGCGGGACGCCGACGATCCGGCCTGGACGGCCGTCGGCTCCGACATCCCGGCCGCTCACCACGAAGGACTGGGGACGGTGGGCCGGGGCAACCACTTCGTGGAGTTGGCGCGGATCCGGGACGTCACCGACCCGGGACACGCGGCCCGGCTCGGGCTCGCCGCCGGCGATCTCGTCCTGGTCGTGCACAGCGGGTCACGGGGGCTGGGCGAGCGGATCCTGCGGGCGCACACCGAGCGGCACGGCGCGGGCCCCGCCGCCGATCCCGCCGGCTACCTGGCCCGGCATGACGCCGCGGTGCGCTGGGGCGCACTGAACCGGCGACTCATCGCGGCCCGGGTCGCGCACGCCCTCGGTGCCCGGGTCACCGATCCGGTCGTCGACCAGTGCCACAACCTGGTCGAGGTCCGCGACGGGACGTACCTGCACCGCAAGGGCGCGGCACCCGGGGACGGCCGGGACGTGCTCGTCGCCGGGACCCGGGGCACCTGCTCCTACCTGGTGGCCGGGCACGCCGGGGCGGACGCCAACTGGTCGGTGGCGCACGGCGCGGGCCGCAAGATGTCCCGCGCCGACGCGCTACGCCGGGGACGGGCCAAGCACACGGTCGCCGAGCTGCGCCGTACGCCGGTCGGGTCGATCGTGGTCTGCGGCGACCGGCAACTGCTGTTCGAGGAGGCCCCGACGGCGTACAAGCGGATCGAGCAGGTGATCGGGGACCTCACCGCGCACGGGCTGGCCACCCCGGTGGCGACCACCGTGCCGCTGGTCACGTACAAGACCGCCGACCAGCCCCGGGACTCCGCCCGGCCGACGGGCCGCCCGGACCACCCCCGCCGTGCCCGGGGCCGGTCGTGA
- a CDS encoding radical SAM protein — protein MDAAGDPTGIPGLAYRDATGTVVRTGRPERRPLDEFRGFSLRWHRFNALEITRGCVFSCRFCQTPFMFSARFRHRSVANVRWHVDAMRERGMRDVRFVTPTALSYGSQTDEANLDAVEELLASCREGIGPDGRVFFGSFPSEMSRRASGSTST, from the coding sequence GTGGACGCGGCCGGCGATCCGACCGGGATCCCCGGTCTCGCCTACCGGGACGCCACCGGCACCGTGGTCCGTACCGGGCGGCCGGAGCGCCGGCCGCTCGACGAGTTCCGGGGTTTCTCGCTGCGCTGGCACCGGTTCAACGCGTTGGAGATCACCCGCGGCTGTGTGTTCTCCTGCCGGTTCTGCCAGACCCCGTTCATGTTCTCGGCCCGGTTCCGGCACCGCAGTGTGGCGAACGTCCGCTGGCACGTCGACGCGATGCGGGAGCGGGGCATGCGGGACGTCCGGTTCGTCACGCCGACCGCGCTGTCGTACGGCAGCCAGACCGACGAGGCGAACCTGGACGCGGTCGAGGAGCTGCTGGCCTCCTGCCGGGAGGGCATCGGCCCGGACGGGCGGGTGTTCTTCGGCTCGTTCCCCAGCGAGATGTCGAGGAGGGCTTCCGGATCAACGTCGACATGA
- a CDS encoding adenylate kinase: MNAPSRILVYGVYGAGKSTCAARLARRLDLPWYPVDDQLWQPGWVEVPVAEQRRRIEAICRRDRWILDGAYHGWRDVPLNRADLVVGLDYPRWCSFWRLLRRTLRRLSTREEICNGNRESWGSVLSRDSVLVWHVAAFGRARRRMRVWQADPSGPPVLLFRSPAALDRWLADLPGRR; this comes from the coding sequence ATGAACGCACCGTCCCGGATCCTGGTCTACGGGGTGTACGGCGCGGGCAAGTCCACCTGCGCGGCACGGCTGGCGCGGCGGCTCGACCTGCCGTGGTACCCGGTCGACGACCAGCTCTGGCAGCCCGGCTGGGTCGAGGTGCCGGTCGCCGAGCAGCGCCGCCGCATCGAGGCGATCTGCCGCCGCGACCGGTGGATCCTCGACGGCGCGTACCACGGGTGGCGGGACGTGCCGCTGAACCGGGCGGACCTGGTCGTCGGGTTGGACTATCCCCGGTGGTGTTCCTTCTGGCGGTTGCTGCGCCGGACGCTCCGTCGGCTGTCCACCCGGGAGGAGATCTGCAACGGCAACCGTGAGTCGTGGGGGAGTGTGCTGTCCCGCGACTCTGTCCTGGTGTGGCACGTCGCCGCGTTCGGCCGGGCCCGGCGACGGATGCGGGTCTGGCAGGCCGATCCGTCCGGCCCGCCGGTGCTGCTGTTCCGGTCCCCGGCGGCCCTGGACCGCTGGCTCGCCGACCTGCCCGGGCGGCGATAA
- the prfH gene encoding peptide chain release factor H: protein MSPAGDHRHLVLSAGRGPQECAWAVAELLRRLEADAGRHGLTVARGRTVPGDRPGTYRSALVRVAGDGADAFVASWTGTLCWQAHSPYRAGTGRRNWYVVAGPSPSEAAPTRFAEADVEVVACRTGGPGGQRRNKVATAARATHRPSGLVVVVDTERQFSLNRRLALDLIRRRLADGDEAAGRAVAAARRRIHDELVRGDPVRVERPAGIPGGSPGGSAARRRPARRRP from the coding sequence GTGAGCCCGGCCGGCGACCACCGGCACCTGGTCCTGTCCGCCGGACGGGGCCCGCAGGAGTGCGCCTGGGCGGTCGCCGAGCTGCTGCGGCGACTGGAGGCCGACGCCGGCCGGCACGGCCTGACGGTGGCCCGGGGCCGGACCGTTCCCGGCGACCGGCCCGGAACCTACCGGTCGGCCCTGGTCCGGGTGGCCGGCGACGGGGCCGACGCGTTCGTCGCCTCGTGGACCGGCACCCTGTGCTGGCAGGCGCACAGCCCCTACCGGGCCGGTACCGGTCGCCGGAACTGGTACGTCGTCGCCGGCCCGAGTCCGTCCGAGGCGGCACCGACCAGGTTCGCCGAGGCGGACGTGGAGGTCGTCGCCTGCCGTACCGGTGGGCCCGGCGGGCAGCGCCGGAACAAGGTCGCCACCGCCGCCCGGGCGACGCACCGCCCGTCGGGGCTGGTCGTCGTGGTCGACACCGAGCGGCAGTTCAGCCTGAACCGCCGGCTGGCCCTGGACCTGATCCGGCGACGCCTCGCCGACGGCGACGAGGCCGCCGGCCGGGCCGTCGCCGCCGCCCGCCGCCGCATCCACGACGAACTGGTGCGTGGCGACCCCGTCCGGGTGGAACGACCGGCCGGTATCCCGGGTGGGTCGCCGGGCGGCAGCGCCGCGCGCCGTCGTCCGGCGCGCCGCCGGCCCTGA
- a CDS encoding RICIN domain-containing protein: MERTASSRFVGLARISVAVVAVLVTVAATVTVVTPAPARADTLGVEIVSGQTWGTYRADVMSASTEPMKGVFLWPDNASLSQEFDLLDSGNGFFRIRARHSGQCLMLDWRSGTYTNGTPVVQYPHCSAGYAPGEWSSEWIWYPGNGCTGCLFDGRGWLRLVKNRATGMCLDTANPAGGSPGQGAVLQQWQCITSSTQWNSWNQMWSFV, from the coding sequence GTGGAGAGAACAGCGTCGTCCCGGTTCGTGGGGCTCGCGAGGATCAGCGTCGCCGTCGTGGCGGTGCTGGTCACGGTGGCCGCGACGGTCACCGTGGTCACGCCGGCCCCGGCCCGCGCGGACACCCTCGGCGTCGAGATCGTGAGCGGCCAGACGTGGGGGACCTACCGGGCCGACGTGATGTCGGCCAGCACCGAGCCGATGAAGGGGGTCTTCCTCTGGCCGGACAACGCCAGCCTGTCCCAGGAGTTCGACCTGCTCGACAGCGGCAACGGCTTCTTCCGGATCAGGGCCCGCCACTCCGGACAGTGCCTGATGCTGGACTGGCGCTCGGGCACGTACACCAACGGCACCCCGGTGGTGCAGTACCCGCACTGCTCGGCCGGGTACGCCCCGGGTGAGTGGTCCTCGGAGTGGATCTGGTACCCGGGAAACGGCTGCACCGGCTGCCTGTTCGACGGGCGGGGCTGGCTCCGGCTGGTCAAGAACCGGGCCACCGGCATGTGCCTGGACACGGCCAACCCGGCCGGCGGCAGCCCCGGACAGGGCGCGGTGCTCCAGCAGTGGCAGTGCATCACCTCGTCCACCCAGTGGAACTCCTGGAACCAGATGTGGTCGTTCGTCTAG
- a CDS encoding MarR family winged helix-turn-helix transcriptional regulator: protein MESRPLTAPEQRAWEGWRRMQAGLASQLNRQLLHRAGLSEADFVILDALLGAPDHRLRALALRCEVQWEKSRLSHQLARMQHRGLVVREECVEDSRGAVVRLTGAGQAAVRAAAAHRTEMIRSYLLDLLTPAQLDALAGISAAVLARLAEEDPHRRALADLADDRP from the coding sequence ATGGAGAGCCGCCCGCTGACCGCCCCGGAACAGCGCGCGTGGGAGGGTTGGCGGCGGATGCAGGCCGGGCTGGCGTCCCAGCTCAACCGGCAGTTGCTGCACCGCGCCGGGCTCTCCGAGGCCGACTTCGTGATCCTCGACGCCCTGCTCGGCGCGCCCGACCACCGGCTCCGTGCCCTGGCGCTGCGGTGCGAGGTGCAGTGGGAGAAGAGTCGACTCTCCCACCAGCTCGCCCGGATGCAGCACCGTGGCCTGGTGGTCCGCGAGGAGTGCGTCGAGGACTCGCGCGGCGCGGTGGTCCGACTGACCGGAGCCGGGCAGGCCGCCGTCCGGGCCGCCGCCGCCCACCGGACCGAGATGATCCGCTCGTACCTGCTCGACCTGCTCACCCCGGCGCAGCTCGACGCGCTCGCCGGGATCAGCGCGGCGGTCCTCGCCCGTCTCGCGGAGGAGGACCCGCACCGCCGGGCGCTCGCCGACCTGGCCGACGACCGTCCGTAG